Sequence from the Elephas maximus indicus isolate mEleMax1 chromosome 13, mEleMax1 primary haplotype, whole genome shotgun sequence genome:
CAGATCTACTTACGTAGTAGGGTGGGGCGGGGGCGTGTCCCCTTACCCAGCTCAGCCCCCGCGCATGCGCAGCAGGCGGAAGGCGAGCGGGGAGAAGGAGGGGGTCCGCGGCGCGCTCTCTGCCTGCGTCCCTGGCCCACCCCAGGGCGCGCGGCTGCGCACTGAGCCGCCGGCCGCCAGTCCTCCCGGAAGCGCGGCGCCGGGCCGCGCCACGTCAATCCCAGCgcgctccggctccgcggctgcCGCTGGCCAGGGGCTCGGCGACCGAGGCGCGGCCCACGGGACAGGACCGGGCGCGCCATGGGCCGCGGAGCCCGGAGCTCCGCCCCGCCGGTGCTCCTGCTGCTCCTGCTTCTGCTCTGGGCCGAGCGGCCGCGGGGAGCCGAGCTCACCTTCGAGCTGCCGGACAGCGCCAAGCAGTGCTTCCACGAGGAGGTGGATCAGGGCGTGAAGTTCTCCCTGGACTACCAGGTGAGGCCCGGGCGCCCGCCGGGGCGCCCCTCCAACCCCCATGCGGGTCTCACCCGGGCGCTGGCGTCCCCCGCTTAATTAAAGCGGCTGGAATTAGCCAGGGCGGCGGGAGGGGTGGGGATCCCCGTGAGGAAGAACCGTTTGATCAGTCGGAGCCCATCCGACACGGGCCGGGCCAGGCCTACAAGGGTGGTGGTTAGCGCGAGAGGTGGGGCCGGCGACGGGGATGCCCCGGGGCTGGTCCTGCATCCCGGGAAGTTGGCCAGCATGGTCTCCTCTCAGGCCACTTCCGCTCTAAAAAACGCTTATTCTGATCAACTGGACACAGACTCTCAGTCTAATCCAAGTCTCGTGGCCCACTTTGCCCATACGGGTACTGAAAAATGGCAGCGAGAGGAAAtgggttcatagattgtttttttttaccccctCTCAAACGTTTAAAGTTGGAGCCGGATAAACACAGCAGTGATGCGAATGGGCAGTTTGGCGGAAGTTTCAACATCGCCTCTGAACCTGGCAGTGTTTGCAGGGAGTGGTGGTGTGGCCGTAAGACCTGGCTTTTGCCATATGGCTCAGAGAAGCCCTCCGCTTCTCTTTGCACTCCCGTCTCTTTGAGAGATCTCATGACTCACAGTTGCAGGGAATATGTCTTGGgtgagggatcagcccctgaggTTTAGCCAGCAAATCTAGGGTTAGGAACTGAGTGGTCATCatacccagctcctgtcccttatTGGGCGGAAGCAGCAGAAGGTGCGGTGCCCACTTGCTCCAGGATGGCACAAACCAGGTCCCACCCCTCCACCAGCACCCTCAGAGGGCCAGTCTGCAGTCTGACTGTCCAGTAATTGGCTGGCATTTGTCAGGCGTTTGCTGTATGTCAGACACTGCGTAAGCACTAAAATATggtacctcatttaatcctcaccacaacacTGTGAGGgtggtactattattatcaccattttatagaGGAAGACACAAACATCCTCATGAAGTAAAGGAGCTTGTCCAGGGTAACAGAGCTGATGAGTGGTAGAGCCCAGAGATGTGACTTGTTGTATGTCTTGTGCTGGGTATTGAACAAAGGTAAAGAAGCAAAGACAGCTAGAGGCCAGTTTACTTAACCTCtttcagcttcagtttcctcctctggaaTAGCTTCTGCTTAGAAGGTTGTGAAGAGTAaatgaaaaaagttttaaaaaggttGTCATTTAGTAAGTGGTGGCTGCCCATCTGATAACAGCACACTGGGTGTCTTGTGGTTGTCAGGTCATCACCGGAGGCCACTATGATGTTGACTGCTATGTGGAAGACCCCTTGGGGAACACCATCTACAGGGAAACCAAGAAGCAGTATGACAGCTTCACACACCGGGCGGAGGTCAAGGGCGTGTATCAGTTCTGCTTCAGCAATGAGTTCTCCACCTTCTCTCACAAGACAGTCTATTTTGATTTCCAAGTAGGCGATGAGCCCCCCATTCTCCCAGACATGGGGAACAGGGTCACAGCTCTCACCCAGGTGAGTGAACATGATCAGTGAAAGCTCTGTGCAGGCCTGGCTCAGCCTCTGGTTCCTAGCCTgttctcctcttctgtctctgtctcagTAACGAGCAGAGTCATCATCCACCCAACTCCCAGCCTGGAGGTCTCAATTTTGACTTTGTGTCTCTTCATATCCAGCCCCAGAGGACACTATTCTTCTTCTGGTTTTCTCTCCTCATTCTTTAACTAGATCCCTGCAATGCTTTCCTCTGGTATTCCTACCTCAACTCCTTTGCTCCCATTTAGTCTTTCACACAGTACCACTTGCTAAGTACCTATATCATATATCTCTATGCTTGTAGGGTATATCTCTATTATAAAGAATGAAGTCTGACTTTGTATGGCTTTGATGTATTAGTTAAGGTAACCCAAGCAAGTGCTGTAACAAGTAAGTCCCCAAATACCAATGGCTTAACACTACAGAAGTTTTTTCTCTCTCAAATAATAGTCTAGAGAACATTGGTAGGTAGCGTTCCTCTGTGGTGTGATTGAGGAACCCAGGCTTGGTCTTGTGGCTCTGCCATCTTAGGGCTTCAGAGTCCTCTGCCTCTACCAGGGCTTCTAACTAGTTCTGCACAATTGTGTCATGGCCAACAAAGAGAAAACCTAatggacctgaatttttaaaattgtgg
This genomic interval carries:
- the TMED3 gene encoding transmembrane emp24 domain-containing protein 3, which gives rise to MGRGARSSAPPVLLLLLLLLWAERPRGAELTFELPDSAKQCFHEEVDQGVKFSLDYQVITGGHYDVDCYVEDPLGNTIYRETKKQYDSFTHRAEVKGVYQFCFSNEFSTFSHKTVYFDFQVGDEPPILPDMGNRVTALTQMESACVTIHEALKTVIDSQTHYRLREAQDRARAEDLNSQVSYWSVSETIALFVVSFGQVLLLKSFFTEKRPMSRGVHS